A part of Herpetosiphon gulosus genomic DNA contains:
- a CDS encoding DUF2254 domain-containing protein has translation MRITRELENQYHKLDSSLWFRPTLMAIGSAILAFITVELDRVFDFDHVAFLRAGIDDARAILSSVTSSMLTVTTVTFSIIMVALVLASQQFSPRIIRNVMRDTPSQYVLGTFIGTFIYSLLVLGQINDQASFVFVPILSLATSIMLTLLSIVAFIYFVHHIAETIQASVLIARAAERTIDVLDRRFPETLGHAMEQIPPPPIPNETPTTIYNAKGGYIQAIDPVPLLELAQRFDVVIYMDRAVGDFVPTGNPLLHMVPQRELDADSIAEFQDVFELGLERTLFDDVLFGIRQLVDIALKAISPAVNDPSTAINAIDLLSDVLAQAIRRPEQSPCRYDEFDQLRVVANTITFRQMLGTALNQIRQYAKGEIAVTARLLVLLNEVALACADQERRAMLWEQACIITRGADQGITEPFDRAYINEHLVTLANTLAIAPEQRITLKVG, from the coding sequence ATGCGCATCACTCGCGAACTCGAAAATCAGTATCATAAGCTGGATTCATCGTTATGGTTTCGGCCAACGCTCATGGCAATTGGCTCGGCTATTTTGGCCTTTATCACGGTCGAACTGGATCGGGTTTTCGATTTTGATCATGTGGCTTTTTTGCGGGCTGGCATTGACGATGCGCGGGCGATTCTCTCTTCCGTTACTAGTTCGATGCTGACCGTCACCACCGTTACGTTTTCGATCATTATGGTGGCCTTGGTGCTAGCGTCGCAGCAATTTTCGCCGCGAATTATTCGTAATGTGATGCGCGATACGCCTTCGCAATATGTGCTGGGTACATTTATTGGCACATTTATTTATAGTTTGCTGGTGCTGGGCCAGATTAACGATCAAGCATCGTTTGTCTTTGTGCCAATTCTCTCGCTTGCCACGAGCATTATGTTAACTCTTTTAAGTATTGTGGCTTTTATTTATTTTGTACACCACATCGCCGAGACGATTCAAGCTAGTGTCTTGATTGCCCGCGCTGCCGAACGCACCATCGATGTGTTGGATCGGCGATTCCCCGAAACGCTAGGCCATGCGATGGAGCAAATTCCGCCACCGCCAATCCCCAACGAAACCCCAACTACGATTTACAATGCCAAGGGTGGTTATATTCAGGCGATCGATCCCGTGCCCTTGTTGGAGCTAGCCCAGCGCTTCGATGTGGTGATTTATATGGATCGAGCGGTCGGTGATTTTGTGCCAACTGGCAATCCATTGTTACACATGGTTCCGCAACGCGAACTTGATGCCGATAGTATCGCTGAATTTCAAGATGTGTTTGAGCTTGGCTTAGAACGCACCTTGTTTGATGATGTGTTGTTTGGCATTCGCCAGCTAGTCGATATTGCGCTCAAAGCGATTTCACCTGCGGTCAATGACCCTAGCACCGCGATTAATGCGATCGATTTGTTGAGCGATGTGCTGGCACAGGCCATCCGTCGCCCTGAGCAATCGCCATGTCGCTACGACGAATTTGATCAGCTACGGGTGGTTGCTAATACAATTACATTTCGTCAGATGTTAGGCACTGCGCTCAACCAAATTCGTCAATATGCCAAAGGTGAAATTGCTGTAACTGCACGTTTGTTGGTGTTGCTGAATGAAGTTGCGCTAGCCTGCGCCGACCAAGAACGCCGGGCCATGCTCTGGGAGCAAGCCTGCATTATCACGCGGGGAGCCGATCAAGGCATCACTGAGCCATTTGATCGTGCCTATATCAACGAGCATTTGGTGACGCTTGCCAATACATTAGCCATCGCGCCTGAGCAACGCATTACGCTGAAAGTTGGCTAA